A stretch of the Tannerella serpentiformis genome encodes the following:
- a CDS encoding phage portal protein family protein gives MSNKTKHKQAAAGPISTQIIVQPVVRTVHDVAAWRSALRMADNGNRTKLYDLYSDILLDGVLADAIDKRIDAVKDADLSFTIDNKDVDVMYDLMDTVEFEELIGEIMMAKFWGISVDEFDFDEDRAFRFTSINRKHIRPKLKEIVRQQTDDRGISYAGDDRIIQWGKDDDLGLLLKVSPLVIYKRGGFGDWAQFVELFGMPLRIGKYSAMDEASRRELIRAFETAGSAPYLVIPKETEATQEANAASGNGLLYKEFRQACTEEILITILGQTMTTVDGSSLAQGQVHMAVQEKKHRADRRFVERMLNRYFVPMLIRRGYPITGGKFRYMDAKRELEVPEIVQLSDILPIPQSYLHEKYNIPLPEPGEPIARRQAQPLFGVPEGDSEEEETDEETAPDKGKADATVPDKKASEDDAPTSRKVKHADRDRGNFFTRLFDFFVPARSYGRATSDILTLSEATLADALIRQTIETKGHAYFSAELFAYTHTELIRGLRKGYRRADVRLADSGFVYNANDDAYITALEQNLFHFSAAKTLAEVSELNRLFRESKGYSDFRKKARALLKVYNEQWLRTEYNTAVSVAESASTYRRLMAQTNVFPFWEYRTVGDNRVRQEHQVLEGLILPVNDPRWQKIMPPNGWNCRCYITPRMRHEAVELDIEGMRAQCDEYLESPEWKRCETQGFGINRANEAAVFTENQMYIRNFTDMPSKTIEQITPDEWGVEGSIDVLKEEAKKEVPKYKGSPEEWFDANKVIEAGMELLKVKDYVGRVWQMTKKAFTAHSTDIVKKRAFRTEFLNAIREVADAPDEVWLGRDRKDRNTHVRAVNNYIMIKYYKDEAIAVIGKVERAKLMLKSWYVLRDKNVRRGLLIKKAPKTK, from the coding sequence ATGAGCAATAAAACGAAGCATAAACAGGCCGCCGCTGGCCCCATCTCTACGCAGATCATCGTGCAGCCTGTGGTGCGCACCGTCCACGATGTGGCCGCATGGCGCTCCGCACTGCGTATGGCCGACAATGGCAACCGTACAAAGCTTTACGACCTGTATAGTGACATCCTGCTGGATGGCGTGCTTGCCGACGCCATCGATAAACGTATCGACGCCGTCAAAGACGCCGATCTGTCGTTCACGATCGACAACAAAGACGTGGATGTGATGTATGATCTGATGGATACGGTCGAGTTCGAGGAACTGATCGGCGAGATTATGATGGCCAAATTCTGGGGTATCTCCGTCGATGAGTTCGATTTTGATGAGGATCGAGCCTTCCGCTTTACGTCTATCAATCGGAAGCACATCCGCCCGAAGTTGAAAGAGATTGTAAGGCAGCAGACGGATGATCGCGGTATCTCCTACGCCGGTGATGATCGGATCATTCAGTGGGGCAAAGACGACGATCTCGGGCTATTGCTGAAGGTCTCGCCACTGGTCATCTACAAACGCGGCGGATTTGGCGACTGGGCGCAGTTTGTCGAGTTGTTCGGCATGCCCCTGCGCATCGGCAAATACAGTGCAATGGACGAGGCCAGCCGCCGCGAATTGATCCGCGCCTTCGAGACGGCCGGATCGGCGCCTTATCTCGTTATCCCCAAAGAGACAGAGGCCACGCAGGAAGCCAACGCAGCGTCTGGCAATGGGCTTCTATATAAAGAGTTCCGACAGGCTTGTACGGAGGAAATCCTGATCACCATTTTGGGGCAGACGATGACCACCGTAGACGGCAGTTCGCTGGCGCAAGGGCAGGTGCACATGGCTGTTCAAGAAAAGAAGCACCGCGCCGATAGGCGGTTCGTGGAGCGTATGCTCAATCGCTATTTTGTGCCCATGCTCATCCGTCGCGGCTATCCGATCACTGGCGGGAAGTTCCGCTACATGGATGCCAAACGTGAGCTCGAGGTGCCCGAAATCGTTCAACTCTCGGACATCCTACCCATCCCGCAGAGCTACCTGCATGAAAAGTACAACATCCCCCTGCCCGAGCCTGGCGAGCCTATCGCCCGCCGACAGGCGCAGCCGCTGTTTGGCGTGCCCGAGGGGGACAGTGAGGAAGAAGAAACGGACGAAGAAACCGCCCCCGACAAGGGCAAAGCAGACGCCACCGTGCCTGACAAAAAGGCATCGGAGGATGATGCGCCGACAAGTCGCAAAGTGAAACATGCGGATCGCGACCGCGGCAACTTCTTTACCCGGTTGTTCGATTTTTTCGTCCCCGCCCGGTCATACGGCCGGGCGACATCCGACATCCTCACACTCTCGGAAGCCACGCTTGCGGATGCCCTGATCCGACAGACGATTGAGACAAAGGGCCACGCTTATTTCAGCGCCGAACTATTCGCCTACACCCACACGGAGCTCATCCGCGGACTGCGAAAGGGCTATCGCCGCGCGGACGTCCGTCTGGCTGATAGTGGCTTTGTCTACAATGCCAACGATGATGCTTACATCACCGCCTTGGAGCAAAACCTGTTTCATTTCTCAGCCGCCAAAACACTGGCCGAAGTGAGTGAATTAAACCGTCTGTTCCGCGAGAGCAAGGGCTACAGCGATTTCAGAAAGAAAGCCAGAGCGCTGCTAAAGGTCTACAATGAGCAATGGCTGCGCACGGAGTACAATACGGCCGTATCCGTGGCCGAATCGGCAAGCACCTACCGGCGCCTTATGGCGCAAACGAACGTGTTCCCCTTTTGGGAATACCGTACCGTGGGAGATAACCGTGTAAGGCAGGAGCACCAAGTCTTAGAGGGGCTAATCCTGCCGGTCAATGATCCGCGCTGGCAAAAGATTATGCCACCCAACGGGTGGAACTGCCGTTGCTACATTACCCCCAGAATGAGGCATGAGGCGGTCGAATTAGATATAGAGGGCATGCGTGCGCAATGCGACGAATACCTTGAATCGCCCGAATGGAAACGGTGCGAGACACAGGGATTCGGCATCAATCGAGCTAATGAGGCCGCGGTGTTCACGGAGAATCAGATGTATATCCGCAACTTTACGGATATGCCCAGCAAGACGATCGAGCAGATCACCCCAGACGAATGGGGCGTTGAGGGATCGATCGATGTGCTAAAAGAGGAAGCAAAAAAAGAGGTACCCAAATACAAGGGATCACCGGAAGAATGGTTTGATGCGAATAAAGTCATTGAGGCCGGCATGGAACTATTGAAGGTGAAAGACTATGTCGGCCGTGTGTGGCAGATGACAAAGAAGGCGTTTACTGCGCACTCTACAGATATAGTAAAGAAACGGGCTTTCCGTACTGAGTTTTTGAATGCCATCCGGGAAGTAGCTGATGCGCCTGATGAAGTGTGGCTTGGTCGAGATCGAAAAGATAGGAACACCCATGTGAGGGCAGTCAACAATTACATAATGATCAAATACTACAAAGATGAGGCGATCGCCGTGATTGGAAAAGTTGAACGAGCGAAGCTGATGCTAAAATCGTGGTATGTACTAAGGGATAAGAATGTGCGTCGCGGGTTGCTGATTAAGAAAGCCCCGAAAACAAAATAA
- a CDS encoding phage protein Gp36 family protein, which yields MFLTVDELYTHLHDETVAVISRDTEAIPVAAIDAAIAEAKSYLHDFDTAAIFSAEGEARNALLLLFVKDIAVWHFVNLGNACIDMELREKRYDSAIAWLRLVQKGDLSPDLPPRTTEPGNESPIGKIHFGSNPKRGQHY from the coding sequence ATGTTTCTGACCGTCGACGAACTTTATACCCACCTGCATGACGAGACGGTGGCCGTCATTAGCCGCGACACAGAGGCCATACCCGTGGCCGCCATCGATGCTGCCATTGCCGAGGCCAAAAGCTACTTGCATGACTTCGACACGGCTGCCATTTTCTCGGCTGAGGGTGAGGCGCGCAATGCGCTGTTGCTGCTATTTGTCAAAGACATTGCCGTGTGGCACTTTGTGAACCTCGGCAATGCCTGTATCGATATGGAACTACGCGAAAAGCGTTACGACAGCGCTATCGCGTGGCTGCGGCTTGTGCAAAAGGGCGATCTCTCGCCAGACCTACCCCCACGCACCACTGAGCCCGGCAATGAGTCGCCGATCGGAAAGATCCACTTTGGCAGCAATCCCAAACGCGGCCAGCATTATTAA